One part of the Borreliella afzelii genome encodes these proteins:
- the fusA gene encoding elongation factor G produces the protein MGIRNIGIMAHIDAGKTTTTERIIYYTGKSHKMGDVDSGNTITDWMPQEQERGITISSAAITCHWKEHQINIIDTPGHVDFTAEVERSLRVLDGGIVIFSAVDGIQAQTETVWKQAEKYEIPRLAYVNKMDRVGANFFKVVEDIENKFKTIPLVLQIPIGNESNFEGVVDIILNKELHFAMKNGIPKLTYSQIREEFIEKTALFKKKLIDILSQFSEEITQLFLEDKEISLDVIKSEIRRGTISRFIIPVLMGTSLKNIGIEPLIDSIVDYLPSLFEKSFTAFSLDTNKKILVDPNENKKLSALVFKVQYSSVIAAHLYFVRVYSGEINSNKKIFNASNGKREKFTKIFRVFSNKNEQIDFVKTGDIGAVLGLKFSVTGDTLIEENNNILLESVMFPEPVVLMSVEPERSSDEVRLKEIFEIISKEDPTFSYSESKETGQLIISGMGELHLEIILTRIKDEFNLNVYTGKPQVSYRESAGKIVKEVFEFNNIFAGKNINFKIGMIIKPLSRGEGNKIDFECSIDSTIKSAILRGITTTFVSGAFGYPIIDINISIFSIVCETSKISESVFESISGFAFHSIFQKSDPIRLEPIMLLEIRTPIEHTGEIISTLNVIGGIIHSVSNIGEYDLIKSEAAFEKLFGYASILRSSTKGRGSFTMEFSYFKEKVS, from the coding sequence GTCATAAAATGGGAGATGTGGATTCTGGAAATACTATTACTGACTGGATGCCTCAAGAGCAAGAGAGAGGAATTACTATTAGTTCAGCTGCTATTACTTGTCATTGGAAAGAGCATCAAATAAACATTATTGATACTCCAGGGCATGTTGATTTCACAGCAGAAGTTGAAAGATCTCTTCGAGTTCTTGATGGTGGTATTGTCATTTTTAGTGCTGTTGATGGAATTCAAGCTCAAACAGAAACTGTTTGGAAACAGGCAGAAAAATATGAAATTCCACGACTTGCTTATGTTAATAAGATGGATAGAGTAGGTGCTAATTTTTTTAAAGTTGTGGAAGATATTGAAAATAAGTTTAAAACTATTCCTTTGGTTTTGCAAATTCCAATTGGAAATGAAAGCAATTTTGAAGGAGTAGTTGATATTATTTTAAATAAAGAACTTCATTTTGCAATGAAAAATGGAATTCCAAAATTAACTTATAGTCAAATTAGGGAAGAATTTATTGAAAAAACAGCTCTTTTTAAGAAAAAGTTAATAGACATTCTTAGCCAATTTAGTGAAGAGATTACTCAATTGTTTCTTGAGGATAAGGAGATTAGTTTAGATGTTATTAAGAGTGAGATTAGAAGAGGTACTATTTCTAGATTTATTATTCCTGTTTTAATGGGGACTAGTTTAAAAAATATTGGAATAGAACCTTTGATTGATTCGATTGTAGATTACTTACCAAGTCTTTTTGAAAAAAGTTTTACTGCTTTTTCTTTGGATACAAATAAAAAAATTTTAGTTGATCCTAATGAAAATAAAAAATTGTCAGCGCTTGTTTTTAAAGTTCAATATTCAAGTGTAATTGCTGCGCATCTTTATTTTGTTAGAGTTTATTCTGGTGAGATTAATTCTAATAAAAAAATTTTCAATGCTTCAAATGGCAAGCGTGAAAAGTTTACAAAAATTTTTAGAGTTTTTTCAAATAAAAATGAACAAATAGATTTTGTAAAAACCGGTGATATTGGAGCTGTTTTAGGATTAAAGTTTTCTGTTACCGGGGATACTCTTATTGAAGAAAATAATAATATTTTACTTGAATCTGTTATGTTTCCAGAGCCAGTTGTTTTAATGTCTGTTGAGCCTGAAAGATCATCAGATGAGGTTAGACTAAAGGAAATTTTTGAAATAATTTCCAAAGAAGATCCTACTTTTAGCTATTCTGAGAGCAAAGAAACAGGGCAATTGATTATATCTGGAATGGGTGAATTACATCTTGAGATTATTTTAACAAGAATTAAAGATGAATTTAATCTTAATGTTTATACAGGAAAACCTCAAGTAAGTTACAGAGAGAGTGCAGGTAAAATTGTAAAAGAAGTTTTTGAGTTTAATAATATCTTTGCTGGTAAAAATATTAATTTTAAAATTGGAATGATCATTAAACCTTTATCACGGGGTGAAGGAAATAAAATCGATTTTGAATGTAGCATTGATTCTACAATTAAGTCTGCAATATTGAGAGGAATTACAACTACATTTGTAAGTGGAGCTTTTGGATATCCTATTATTGATATTAATATTAGCATTTTTTCTATTGTTTGTGAGACTAGTAAGATTAGCGAGAGTGTTTTTGAATCAATTTCGGGATTTGCTTTTCATAGTATTTTTCAAAAATCAGACCCTATTAGACTTGAGCCAATAATGTTATTGGAAATTAGAACACCTATTGAGCATACAGGAGAAATTATTTCTACATTAAATGTTATAGGGGGCATTATTCATTCAGTTAGCAATATTGGAGAGTATGATTTGATAAAATCAGAGGCCGCTTTTGAAAAACTTTTTGGTTATGCTTCTATTTTAAGAAGTTCTACCAAAGGGAGAGGCAGTTTTACTATGGAATTTTCTTATTTTAAGGAAAAAGTAAGTTAA
- the rimM gene encoding ribosome maturation factor RimM (Essential for efficient processing of 16S rRNA) — protein MFIKGVILSSYGVNGYARIKSISNNFCDFINLKNNKVLLKKSNGFAIEVKVIDVNIKSNSLFLKFEGIDAPESVKPLIGFELWVDDSLASSLKEGEYYLGKLIGYTIVNDNRKLGEVVAFFEYLNNVFLEVKVGIKFFFIPFLNIYIGNIDAGEKTIELKVLDLLR, from the coding sequence ATGTTTATTAAAGGCGTGATATTATCGTCTTATGGAGTTAATGGGTATGCTAGGATTAAAAGCATATCCAATAATTTTTGTGATTTTATTAACCTAAAAAACAATAAGGTTCTTTTGAAAAAAAGCAATGGTTTTGCCATTGAAGTTAAAGTTATAGATGTTAATATAAAAAGTAATTCTTTATTTTTGAAGTTTGAAGGGATTGATGCTCCAGAGTCAGTTAAGCCTTTGATTGGTTTTGAATTGTGGGTTGATGATTCGCTTGCATCGAGCTTGAAAGAAGGTGAATATTATTTGGGAAAATTAATTGGCTATACTATTGTTAATGACAATAGAAAGCTAGGGGAAGTTGTAGCTTTTTTTGAATATTTAAATAATGTATTTCTTGAGGTCAAAGTGGGTATTAAATTTTTTTTTATTCCCTTTTTGAATATTTATATTGGAAATATAGATGCGGGAGAAAAAACA
- the rpsP gene encoding 30S ribosomal protein S16, protein MSVKIRLKRMGAKKRPYYRIVVMNSTSPRDGRAIEELGYYHPVEKQNQIKIKEDRMKDWISKGAILSDTVKMLLKKNNLNAKSQEV, encoded by the coding sequence TTGAGCGTTAAGATAAGATTGAAGAGAATGGGGGCCAAAAAAAGACCTTATTATAGGATTGTAGTTATGAATTCTACTTCTCCTAGAGATGGTAGAGCAATTGAAGAACTTGGTTATTATCACCCTGTTGAAAAGCAAAACCAAATAAAAATTAAGGAAGATAGAATGAAAGATTGGATAAGCAAGGGAGCAATTTTAAGTGATACAGTAAAAATGCTTTTAAAGAAAAACAACTTGAATGCGAAAAGTCAGGAGGTTTAA
- a CDS encoding KH domain-containing protein, with the protein MKEYGNEIELIEFVVKSLVDKQDEVKLNVIEGEKSTILELRVSQSDVGKIIGRRGRIARAIRTLLGACAAKTNRRVQLEILD; encoded by the coding sequence ATGAAAGAGTATGGAAATGAGATCGAACTTATAGAGTTTGTAGTAAAGTCTCTTGTAGATAAGCAAGATGAAGTAAAACTAAATGTAATTGAAGGAGAAAAGTCAACTATTTTAGAATTAAGGGTTTCTCAAAGTGATGTAGGCAAGATAATCGGAAGACGAGGTCGTATTGCACGAGCTATTAGAACTTTGCTTGGGGCTTGTGCTGCCAAGACCAATAGGCGAGTGCAATTGGAAATTTTAGATTAA
- the badR gene encoding host adaptation transcriptional regulator BadR codes for MQGENMVSIRGGNRRKILLSLKNMQYSRTDLARKLTLTNAAVTILTNQMIKENLLIEVGSRVSDIKKHGRKEILLDINKDYAYSMGVIISSNYFQIGIANLKCEVLISETHSFEPPVSAYDILEKIKDHMIEIIWKHNFSRDKFIGLGFSITGLIKDKESGIVNDSYGAWIEKDVPVKRILEEYFSLTVYLESYVKNLSLAEFMGKNVDNIMFFDYTDTAELSIWSGGNVYPGYNNKSGMVSHMIIDYEGEKNCPTCGNKGCVNMLISNFALQRLISKEFMNGEIPELYEKYEGRLKKVTIYDVFSLYEKYDFVNKIMADTVKYLAIIIINIQRMLDFNYLVLYGQSFKLKAFFDLLKEEIKKRNKENIVLKLSSLDTEVSVVGPASSVIFNKFYLTGGDID; via the coding sequence ATGCAAGGTGAAAATATGGTTTCAATTAGAGGTGGCAATAGAAGAAAAATTCTTCTTAGTTTGAAGAATATGCAATATTCAAGAACAGACTTAGCTCGTAAGTTGACCTTAACAAATGCTGCAGTTACTATTTTGACCAATCAAATGATAAAAGAAAATCTTTTGATTGAAGTTGGTTCTAGAGTGTCTGATATTAAAAAACATGGACGAAAAGAAATACTTCTCGATATTAATAAAGATTATGCTTATTCAATGGGAGTTATTATTTCTAGCAATTATTTTCAAATAGGTATTGCTAATCTTAAATGCGAGGTTTTAATAAGTGAGACTCATTCTTTTGAACCTCCAGTTAGTGCTTATGATATTTTAGAAAAAATAAAAGATCATATGATAGAAATTATTTGGAAACATAATTTCTCAAGAGATAAGTTTATTGGTTTGGGTTTTAGTATTACAGGGTTAATAAAAGATAAAGAATCAGGTATTGTTAATGACAGTTATGGAGCATGGATTGAAAAAGATGTCCCTGTTAAGAGAATACTTGAAGAATATTTTTCACTTACAGTTTATCTTGAAAGCTATGTCAAGAATTTATCTCTTGCTGAATTTATGGGTAAAAATGTAGATAATATTATGTTTTTTGACTACACAGATACCGCTGAACTTTCGATTTGGTCAGGCGGCAATGTTTATCCTGGTTATAATAATAAGTCAGGTATGGTTAGTCACATGATAATTGATTATGAAGGAGAAAAAAATTGTCCAACTTGTGGTAATAAGGGCTGTGTTAATATGCTAATATCTAATTTTGCTTTGCAGAGATTGATTTCAAAAGAGTTTATGAATGGTGAGATTCCTGAGCTTTATGAAAAGTATGAGGGTAGATTAAAAAAGGTTACAATATATGATGTTTTTTCTCTTTATGAAAAATATGATTTTGTAAATAAAATTATGGCGGATACGGTTAAATACTTAGCAATAATTATTATCAATATTCAAAGAATGCTTGATTTTAATTATTTAGTACTTTATGGCCAAAGTTTTAAATTAAAAGCTTTTTTTGATTTGTTAAAAGAAGAAATTAAAAAGCGCAATAAAGAGAATATAGTGCTAAAGCTTAGTTCATTAGATACCGAAGTTTCTGTTGTTGGACCTGCTTCTAGTGTTATTTTTAATAAGTTTTATTTGACAGGAGGAGATATTGATTAA
- the ffh gene encoding signal recognition particle protein, translating into MLESLGSNFKNFINYLSGKSTINDKNIAEAIEIIKNSLVDADVNLRVIRRFLNSIIEESKGVKVLRGIDPKSQFIKIVNDNLVKFLGGKNYELSLHPVNKQSYILMLGLQGSGKTTTSAKLSLRLKKENRKVLLVAADTFRAAAVEQLKILGSQIGVPVFSLEGEKDPIKIVKASMKFAESEFFDSVIVDTRGRLEVESLLVEEIKKIKGILQPTETILVVDSMMGQVAVNIAKEFNENVGLTGAIFSKFDSDTRGGAVLSFKSICAVPIKFVGVGEKPEDLDSFYPERIASRILGMGDVVSLVEKVQSVVDKEEAIRLEEKINKANFNFEDYLSQFKRIRQIGGFSNFASFLPGVSKSMLNVNNLSEESFNREEAIILSMTKKERTNPVILNNPSRKKRIALGSGTTIFDVNKLIKKFSQTTLIMKKMKNKDFQNKIAALLGK; encoded by the coding sequence ATGCTTGAAAGTTTGGGGTCGAATTTTAAAAATTTTATAAACTATCTTTCTGGAAAATCTACAATAAATGATAAAAACATTGCAGAGGCTATTGAGATTATTAAAAATTCTTTAGTTGATGCTGATGTTAACTTAAGAGTTATAAGGCGGTTTTTAAATTCTATAATTGAAGAATCCAAGGGAGTGAAGGTTTTAAGAGGCATTGATCCTAAATCTCAGTTTATTAAAATTGTCAATGATAATCTTGTTAAATTTTTGGGAGGCAAAAATTATGAGCTTAGCTTGCATCCTGTCAATAAACAATCTTATATTCTTATGCTTGGACTTCAAGGTTCTGGCAAGACCACAACATCTGCTAAGCTTTCTTTAAGGCTTAAAAAAGAAAATAGAAAAGTGCTTCTTGTAGCTGCTGACACATTTAGGGCAGCGGCTGTAGAGCAGTTAAAAATACTGGGTAGTCAAATAGGTGTTCCAGTATTTTCACTTGAAGGGGAAAAAGATCCTATTAAAATTGTTAAAGCGTCTATGAAGTTTGCTGAGTCTGAGTTTTTTGACTCTGTAATAGTTGATACTAGAGGACGGCTTGAAGTTGAATCTTTATTAGTTGAAGAGATAAAAAAAATCAAGGGGATTTTGCAGCCCACAGAAACCATTTTAGTGGTAGATTCTATGATGGGGCAAGTTGCAGTAAATATTGCTAAAGAATTTAATGAGAATGTTGGACTTACTGGCGCAATATTTTCTAAGTTTGATTCAGATACTAGAGGGGGTGCTGTACTATCGTTTAAAAGTATTTGTGCAGTTCCTATTAAATTTGTTGGTGTTGGAGAAAAACCTGAAGATCTTGATTCCTTTTACCCAGAAAGAATTGCTTCTAGAATTCTTGGCATGGGTGATGTTGTTAGTCTTGTAGAGAAGGTTCAAAGTGTTGTTGACAAAGAAGAGGCTATTAGGCTTGAAGAAAAAATTAATAAAGCTAATTTTAATTTTGAAGACTATTTAAGCCAATTTAAGCGCATAAGACAAATAGGGGGGTTTTCTAATTTTGCAAGTTTTTTACCAGGTGTTTCAAAATCAATGTTAAATGTCAATAATCTAAGTGAAGAAAGTTTTAATAGAGAAGAAGCTATTATTCTTTCTATGACTAAGAAAGAAAGAACAAACCCGGTAATTTTGAACAATCCCTCAAGAAAAAAAAGAATAGCCTTGGGAAGTGGGACAACTATTTTTGATGTTAATAAGCTCATAAAAAAGTTTAGTCAAACAACTTTGATTATGAAAAAGATGAAAAATAAAGATTTTCAAAATAAGATTGCAGCCCTTTTGGGAAAATAA